GTGCGCCAAATCAAAAAGACGATCCCACGGCGAATCGACAGGTATAAACCGACGCACTGTCGGCGTCTCAGCAATCCCATCTATCGCATCCCAGTCGATCGCTGCATGCGATCCAATGTGCATCCTCCTAAGCTTCTGGCAATGACGGGCGGCATCGGTGCCGTCGGGAAACTCTAGATACGGATGCCCCTGCAGCGAATCCACAGGCGGCCGCCGTCTCCGTCGTGGACCCTGCTGAACCGGCTCTACGTGAATGTCATCGACCTGAAGAAGATCGTCCTCCATAATCAATCAGCAAATAAATACCGTATAcgtataaaaacaataataaataaataaataataataataataataacaatattaacaataataataataacattaataataataatattaataataataataataattaataaataataatatttataataataataacattaataataataattaatcaataataataatatttataataataataataaataaataataataataataatattaacaataataataataacattaataataataataataataataatattaacaataataataataacaataataataaaaataataataatattaataatgataatactaataacaataataaataataataaataataataaataataataataatattaataataataataatattaacaataataataataacaataataataataattaataaataataataatatttataataataataattaataaataataataataataatattaacaataataataataataacaataataataataataataataataatattaataatgataatattaataacaataataaataataataatattaataataataataattaatactaataataaaaatgaataaacaatattaataataataataataataacaataataacaataataataacattactaaaaaaaaaatcagagcctcgtatagccctcgtatagggctatactcgGCGTCCTGTTCTAGTGCTTCATCTTCAACATTTGATTCAAACCCCCAAAACCCAACAAAAACCAAATTTCAGGGCAAACCTACGGTCTAAAGGCAAAAATACTAAACTACGGGATGAAATACGTACCAGTGATGCTTCAAATCTTCAAAAATACGGTCGAAATACGTACGAGGCGTATAGGTGAGTCTGCTCCGTATATGTGTGTTTTTTTGTTTGGGGTGATAACCAGTGTCGTCTAGGCCCCCCAGTCTTATACGAGGCATAGACGACTCGTACAGACCTATACGAGTCGTCTAGGCTTTTTATTAAATGACTATTTTGCCCCTGTATAGCCCACCGTATAGGCATttttcaggggcaaaatggtaattaaccaaaccaaaaagatatttctggagtggttaattaccattttgcccctgaataATGCCTATACTAGGGGCTTtacaggggcaaaatggtcatttaataaatattttttaataattaaaaaaggaaaaagtGTAAAAGTTGCCGCCTCAGTTGTATGACTCGTACAGACCTATACGAGTCGTCCAGGTTGTTAAATTACCTTTAAGCCCCCTGTTAAAGGGCTATACTGGGGACTTTCaggggtatattagtaatttatataaaatattttcaaaattcaaattaaaaaaaagaattgTTGCCGCCCCAATAGACTAcacgtataggtctatacgaatcgtcatttttcaaaaaattcaaattttgatattcaaatattcaaaattcaaactttcAAAAACCCGCTCAAATAGACGACCCGTAAagctctatacgaggcgtctggtGAAAGTAGAATGACTTTTTAGCCCCTGAAATAAGCCTAGATTGGGGGCATATCAGGGGCTAAATGGTCTTTTGGTCAATCATATACGACCAGTCTAGCTCTATACGAGTCGTATATTTGTATTTTGTTTATAAAAATGTTATTAACCTGTTTTAATGAATTCTAATTATAGAATAATGAtagaaattataataaaaattatagaaATTGTAGAAAATTATAGGAATTAatacaaaaaaatactattagTTACAAagaatactattaattacaaataaatactattaattacaaaaaatactattaattacaaaaaaaatactattaattacaaaaaaatactattaattacaaaaatcattcttcCGTATAACTATCTATGTAATTAAGACTGGGGTTTGATCTTGGCGGAGGATTCATTATCGATGTATACCATTCTAGACGTGGCAAGTACATATCTTCCCATTGTTCCGTATGGGGTCTTCGGTGGGTCAACCATAGCCCGTGTGCTGGTGGCATAGGATAATCCCCTTCCAGCTTAACATGTATGAAGTGGTTCTCGTTAACATGTGTAAGCGTTATGAATAATGGTTGTTGATTAGCCGGAGGACTTAGTATCGGGAAGTAAGTGGAACTCGCACCCATGGTTGTCGTTAACAGGTGCACCCCGATACCGTACGTTTGTGCAATAAGAAGTCCTGCTAAGGGGAAGTCCATCCAGTGATCCTCCCCACAACCGGCCACTGAATCCCAAAGTAGGCCCTGACGATGCGTGTAAAAATAACCTTCATCCCATGCTTCAAATATTGGGAACCAGATCGATTCGTTCTGATCCATTTCTTGGACAAGGTCCCTTCGAATGAGCCCCCATGAACTCTGATCCATACCTAAGCCCACAGCCACAGACcgaaacccacaatgaccgtcCGGCATCACATCTCGTATGCACGAGACGTACGGATGGAACACTGGCGGAATGGCAGACTTAAACCGTTCGATGATTCCCACGTACTCGTCCCCAATGATTAAAGGAAAACCGTGATCATCTcgtgtctctttcttcttagaacTCTTTGAACGACTTAGGCTCGCtttgggtttttgggaccttataaCCGACTGTTAAGAGGCCTGTGACGGAACGTACGAGCTGTGGCAAGGTTTATCGTACTTACTTTGTCGTGAACCTTCAAAGCACGTGTTTGCATCACCGAAGGAGCTTCTCCTCAATTCTTCATCTATACGAGAGGCCTCGTCCAACCTTTCTTGTACCTGCTTTGTTGTTGGTCGGCCACGAGTATTTTGTTGGACAACCGGTGGTTTCTTGGTAGATTTATTTGGAGTCAACACCGCTTTAATCTTTGACATCAGGCTTTTTTACTGAGCTGGGGGGTGCGACTCTAATTGTTGTCTAACAATATTTAGCTCTTCGACCACGTCAACGTCATCGTctatcaatttacaactttggaaGTTAAGTTTCCGCCAGAAGACGTCTATGTCTTCGAGTTGAATCGGACGCTCTGCACGGTTAAAAACAACATTGTTTAAGTAAAATGAAAAAAGGAAATATATCACACAAGTGTTGTACGTTTAACAATTATTATCTTCACGCATGTACTTTTCTATCCTACAAGCACAGGGCAACCCATAGCTGTGCCACATttggcaaccacatgatgaatGAAAGCGCTCGAAGACATCTAGCTTCCTAATTGCTCTCCATGCAACAAGTCAAGGTCTGTATGGGATACTTTTCCAAGTAGGTGTTGAAACATCGGGTGTTTGTGGTGTTTCATTGTTTTTTCGATGCTTTCTCGAAAAGTCTTCCTTATTTCACCGAACTGTGTCTCAACTATATCCCGGACACAACCAACTACACGGTCCATCGAGCTCCTATCTAGGACGTATCTCTTTAAGTTGGCGtgttggctctcaactctgtttgTGGTACGATTACCAAAGTTGTGCCTCTTATCAGTCCACGCAAAGACGAACATCTCCTTATTGTCTTTTAGCCACTTATCGTACACGTATTTGAAGActcctaaaaagtaaaaataatttaataaaatttgcataggtgagtcgtatgttattagaaaaacttactagaacgtttgcactccacaagtcgttttcgcatgttgcgcaagtggtactcgtagatgggtatggatggagactcaatcaatgtcccccagaatgacaaaaatttcttcCAGTCTTCGTTTGTGAAGGCACCCTTGCAGTGCTTCATAACATTCTGTTGTATGTGCCACCTGCAAAGAAGCCTGGAGGCGTCTGGAAATACTTTAGCACACGCACCCATAAGGGCTAGGTCTCTatccgttaaaatcacacgtggcTCTAGTCATTCATCCAACATTGACTTAACCCTCTCAAGCACCCACACAAAGTTATCACCCTGTTCTTTACTAACAACGGCATGCGCGATAATAAACGATTTGTTGGTAGGCGTCATACCAACAATCTGGATAAAGGGCATATTGTATATGTTTGTCTTGTACGTCGCATCGATCAGCATGACGtgggggaatgcacgccacatgaCTCTCGAGTCCCGATGAAGAAAGAAGATCTCTGTTACGATCTCTGTTCTGGGTTCCTCCCGTGTCTCGTAAATAAAGTCGTTGTTTATCAGCACGTTTTCTAGTGACTGCATGGGAGTCAATCCTTGTCTTTGTTCGGCTCTAATCTTCGCTACAACGTTTTGAACGTCTTTCTGAACATGAAACCTGTCGGGGTCctgcttccttatcgtttgaaatattttgcgcggctccatgttttgagctgtcagctgctcgatcagtttcatttcgcttggagtaaaccttcgcacaaacgcgtgggccgacaggtcctcacaaagttcgtggtcatgttcaattgttccgtcttttatctcccaggtttcatacgggtggtttcggacagccagcaggtaaaacgggcaaccggtttttttgcttccagcttttctaagtgttgctgtactctggtgctcaccaccacgatcacattcaagccataccctcccggttcttcccccgattttctttgattgacgggtgacaataacgaaaccatccgcgtttgctatttcttgtatccatttctttagttcatctaaagagttgaaaacctgtaacatcgacaataataataataataataataataataataataataataataataataataataataataataaaatattaataataaaatagtaatttaTACCTGCTTTTTTAAGTACGGACTGTCCAGGATGGGAGGTGCCTCACCACCATATCTACCatatccaccataaccaccatatcctccaacgtccggattgttttgatgaacgtaaggagtgcccggggaaatgaattgctgatgatcaccgtctcttccgtatccaccgtatccaccatatccactgtctcctccgtatccaccgtctcctccgtatccaccgtctcctccgtatccaccgtctcctccgtatccaccgtctcctccgtatccaccgtttcctccgtatccactagcatggtatgagtcatctacaggggctgtttcatcaacaggaggatgcttgttcaaatctagaaacgggatgttttgttttccttgtatactagacacaacctcctcttgctcattagaatcgggaacgccagactcctccaaaatagacaaccgtatcatcattagtaaataataaactaaaacaacaagtaattaaaacatttaAGCTAATAACTGTTACCGGAACGCTTTCGTGCCCCCAGTTTTCACTAGAATACTGTCTGAAGATATAGTTGTCGTCCCAATATGATGACATTTCAACACGCCGGGATGATAAGAACGCAAATACAAACAAAAAGAGTGTCTTTCGAATAAATACAAGAAGAAACAGAATGTGTGAATGTGAGTGTTTGTTGAATGATCGGGTGTGGACCAAGAATGCACTGTATGTTGCAATTTATGTGAGatatagacgcctcgtatagctctTTACTCCCCGTATGCCTTTAAGTCATGTCAGACACATAGTCTCATCATAGTCAAATCAGTCAGCAAGACGCCtcatatagacctatacgaggcgtctaagtACCCTCGTATTGGTCCCTCGTACAGGCCTAGACTCCCCGTCTGATGTGACTGA
Above is a window of Helianthus annuus cultivar XRQ/B chromosome 14, HanXRQr2.0-SUNRISE, whole genome shotgun sequence DNA encoding:
- the LOC110907605 gene encoding uncharacterized protein LOC110907605; amino-acid sequence: MPDGHCGFRSVAVGLGMDQSSWGLIRRDLVQEMDQNESIWFPIFEAWDEGYFYTHRQGLLWDSVAGCGEDHWMDFPLAGLLIAQTYGIGVHLLTTTMGASSTYFPILSPPANQQPLFITLTHVNENHFIHVKLEGDYPMPPAHGLWLTHRRPHTEQWEDMYLPRLEWYTSIMNPPPRSNPSLNYIDSYTEE